The Ancylobacter sp. SL191 nucleotide sequence TTCCTTCGGCGTCAGGGCACGCGTGGCCTGCTTGTCGCTGAAGATGGTCGGGGTCTTGGCGGCCTTCTCGGCGGCCTGGCGGCGGACGACGTCCTCGTCCTTTGGCCAGGCGGGATTCTGCGTGACGTCGTCGCCCGCGCGCGGGGGCGGCAGCACGTCGCCACTCGGCGGCACCACCAGCGGCGCGCGCTCGCGGTACTTGATGTCCGGCGGGGTCGGGGCGACGAGGCCGAAGCTGGTCAGCAGCTGCTCGGTGAAATTGTCTTCCTGCGCCGAGGCCGGCGCGGCGGCGAACAGAACGGCCGCGCCAAAAGCGCCGGCCATCAGGCGGGCGCGCATCGGAAGGGGTCGGTTCATCATCGTCTCCTGCGGCATCGGAGGCAGCCCATGCCCTGCCCCTGGGGCAGGCCTGCACAGCGTCGGCGGGTCTGATCTCACGTCAGGACGGCTATTTTACGGCGCCGCCGCGGAAGGAGTCATACAGAAGCAGGCCCACGCCGGCAACAATGGCCACGTCGGACAGGTTGAACACGTACCAGTAGAAGCCGAACGCGTGCAGCGACACGAAGTCGAACACCGCGCCATAGGCCGCGCGGTCGATGGCGTTGCCGAGCGCCCCGCCGATCAGCAGCCCGAGCGCGGCGGCCTCGATCCGCCGGTCGACCCGCGCCAGCCAGAACCAGAACAGCACGGCGGCCACCACCTTCAGCCCGCCCAGCACCCACCAGCCATCCAGCCCCTGCGAGAACAGGCCGTAGCTGATGCCGGTGTTCCACGCCCGCACGAGGTCGAAGAACGGCGTGACGGTGACGATGCCGTTCGGTCCGAAATCGACGCCATGCAGCACGGCAAGCTTCGAGCCCTGGTCGATCACCAGCGCGGCGAGGGCGAACAGCCCGCCATAGAGCGTGAGCGGGCCGGAAAAGCGCAGCTTCATCGCGGAACCCGCCACCCCGCCATCACTCGGCCGCCCGCCGCGCCGCCGCGAGCTCGCGCAGCGCCAGGGCGTCGCGCGGGGTCACGTCCGGGTATTCCGGGTCGCTGCCGACCAGCGGCGAGATCTTCCAGGAGCGGGCGCATTTATGGCCCTGCGCACGCGCCGGCACCACCGCCACGCCCGGCACGTCGTCGAGCCGGAACGCGTCCGCCGGGCCTTCGTCGGGCATCAGATGGGCGTCGGAGGTGATGCACACTTCCGCCAGCTCCACCGCGCTCACCGCCGCGAACAGGTTCGGGTCGGAGACATGGATGACCGGCGCCGCCTCCAGCGAGGAGCCGATGCGCTTGGCCGCGCGCTCCACTTCGAGCGCCCCGAGCACGACGCGCCGCACCTGGCGGATCTTCCGCCATTCATCGGCCAGCGTCTCGTCACGCCACTTGGCCGGCGTGTCCGGGAAGGTGACAAGATGGACCGAGCCGGTCTCGGAGGGGAAGCGCGCCAGCCAGGTCTCTTCCGCCGTGAAGGGCAGGATCGGCGCCAGCCAGACGACGAGGCGGTTGAACACCTCGTCGAGCACGGTCAGGCACGCCCGGCGCGTCACCGAGGAGATCGGGTCGCAATAGAGCGCGTCCTTGCGCACGTCGAAATAGAAGGCCGACAGTTCCGTCGTCATGAAGGCCGACAGCGCCGCGTGAACCCGCTTGAAGTCGAACGCCGCATAGGCCTCGCGCACGGTCTTGTCGAGCTCGGCGAGGCGGTGCAGCACCATGCGCTCCAGCGCCGGCATCTCGGAGAGCGCGATGCGCTCGGCCTCGCGGTAATGGTGCAGCGAGCCGAGCAGCCAGCGCAGCGTGTTGCGCAGCTTGCGGTAGGTCTCGACCGTGGTCTTCAGGATCTCCGGGCCGATGCGCAGATCGTCCGAATAGTCGGAGGCGCAGACCCACAGCCGCAGAATATCGGCGCCGGAGGACTTGATGACCTCCTGCGGGGCAACGACATTGCCGACCGACTTCGACATCTTGCGGCCCTGCTCGTCGAGCACGAAGCCATGGGTCAGCACCACGTCATAGGGCGGGCGCGCCCGCGTGCCGCAGCTCTCCAGCAGGGAGGAATGGAACCAGCCGCGATGCTGGTCCGAGCCTTCCAGATACATCACCCGGTCCGGCCCGCCTTCGAAGGCGCGGTTGACCTTCAGGTCGTCGCGCACTTCCAGCGTGAAGGCGTGGGTGGAGCCGGAATCGAACCACACGTCGAGGATGTCGTCGACCTTGTGCCATTCATTGGCGCTGTAGTCGGTGCCGAGGAAGCGCTGGGTGGCGCCTTCCTTGTACCAGGCATCCGCGCCCTCGCTGGCGAAGGCCGCGGCGATGCGGGCGTTCACCGTGTCGTCGCGCAGGATCTCGACATTGCCGTCGCCGGTCTCGCGCACGAAGACGGCGATCGGCACGCCCCAGGCGCGCTGGCGCGAGACCACCCAGTCCGGCCGGTTCTCGATCATGCCGGTGATGCGGTTCTGCCCGCTCGCCGGCACCCACTGCACGCCGGCGATGCCGCCCAGCGCGCGGGCGCGCAGCGTGTCGCCGTCTGTCGTCGAGCCATCCACCGCCGTGATGTCCTTGTCCATCGCGATGAACCATTGCGGCGTGTTGCGGAAGATGATCGGCGCCTTGGAGCGCCAGCTATGCGGGTACTGATGCTTCAGCCGGCCGCGCGCGATCAGTTTGTCGGCGGCGAGCAGGGCCTTGATGACGGCGTCATTGGCGTCACCGTCCTTGCCCTTGTCGTCCATGACGCGGGCGCCGGCGAACAGCGGGACGTGCTCGTAATAGCGCCCGTCCGGCCCAACCGTGTGCGGCACGTCGCCAAGCCGCTCGGCGATGTAGAGGTTGAAGTCGTCCGCGCCATGGCCCGGCGCGATATGGACGAAGCCGGTGCCGGTGTCGTCGGTGACGAAATCGCCCGGAACGACCGGCACGGGGAAGTCAAAATAGCCCGTCGTGCCCTCGACGCCGCGCAGCGGATGGGCGCAGACGAGATGGGTCGGGTCCACCTCCTTGCGGCGCTCATAGGCGGTGACGCGGGCGGCCTTGAACACGTCCTCGGCCAGCTTGTCGGCGAGGATGAAATGCTCGCCGACCTTCGCCCAATTGTCCGGCGCGGCCTCGGTCACCTCATAGACCGCGTAGGTCACGTTCTCCGAGAAGGCGATGGCGCGGTTGCCGGGGATGGTCCAGGGCGTCGTCGTCCAGATGACGATGGAGGCGCCCTCATAGGAGGGGAACAGGTGGATATCGTCCGCCTGGTCCGGCGCCTGCAGCCCGCCGCTCGCCGCCACGCGCTCGCGATAGCCGGTGACGGGGAATTTCACGAAGATCGTGGTCGACTGGTGGTCGTGATACTCGACCTCGGCCTCGGCCAGCGCGGTGCGCTCGACCACCGACCACATGACGGGCTTGGAGCCGCGATAGAGCAGGCCGTTCTCGGCGAACTTGATGATCTCGCGGGCGATCTGCGCTTCCGCGTCATAGCTCATGGTCACATAGGGGTGCGACCAGTCGCCCTCGACGCCGAGCCGCTTGAACTCGGCGCGCTGGATGTCGATCCAGCCCTGCGCGAAGGCGCGGCATTCCTGGCGGAACTCGACGACCGGCACCTCGTCCTTGTTCTTGCCCTTGGCGCGGTACTGTTCCTCGATCTTCCACTCGATCGGCAGGCCGTGGCAGTCCCAGCCCGGCACATAGTTGGAGTCATGGCCGAGCGCGCCCTGCGAGCGCACCACCACGTCCTTGAGGATCTTGTTCAGCGCGTGGCCGATATGGATGTTGCCATTGGCGTAGGGCGGGCCGTCATGCAGCACGAAGCGCG carries:
- the lspA gene encoding signal peptidase II, which produces MKLRFSGPLTLYGGLFALAALVIDQGSKLAVLHGVDFGPNGIVTVTPFFDLVRAWNTGISYGLFSQGLDGWWVLGGLKVVAAVLFWFWLARVDRRIEAAALGLLIGGALGNAIDRAAYGAVFDFVSLHAFGFYWYVFNLSDVAIVAGVGLLLYDSFRGGAVK
- the ileS gene encoding isoleucine--tRNA ligase; this encodes MTSRNSDGRTPKGATESAATEAGESGAQGHDYSSTLFLPQTEFPMRAGLPQREPELLARWERIDLYGQQRKAGAGKPRFVLHDGPPYANGNIHIGHALNKILKDVVVRSQGALGHDSNYVPGWDCHGLPIEWKIEEQYRAKGKNKDEVPVVEFRQECRAFAQGWIDIQRAEFKRLGVEGDWSHPYVTMSYDAEAQIAREIIKFAENGLLYRGSKPVMWSVVERTALAEAEVEYHDHQSTTIFVKFPVTGYRERVAASGGLQAPDQADDIHLFPSYEGASIVIWTTTPWTIPGNRAIAFSENVTYAVYEVTEAAPDNWAKVGEHFILADKLAEDVFKAARVTAYERRKEVDPTHLVCAHPLRGVEGTTGYFDFPVPVVPGDFVTDDTGTGFVHIAPGHGADDFNLYIAERLGDVPHTVGPDGRYYEHVPLFAGARVMDDKGKDGDANDAVIKALLAADKLIARGRLKHQYPHSWRSKAPIIFRNTPQWFIAMDKDITAVDGSTTDGDTLRARALGGIAGVQWVPASGQNRITGMIENRPDWVVSRQRAWGVPIAVFVRETGDGNVEILRDDTVNARIAAAFASEGADAWYKEGATQRFLGTDYSANEWHKVDDILDVWFDSGSTHAFTLEVRDDLKVNRAFEGGPDRVMYLEGSDQHRGWFHSSLLESCGTRARPPYDVVLTHGFVLDEQGRKMSKSVGNVVAPQEVIKSSGADILRLWVCASDYSDDLRIGPEILKTTVETYRKLRNTLRWLLGSLHHYREAERIALSEMPALERMVLHRLAELDKTVREAYAAFDFKRVHAALSAFMTTELSAFYFDVRKDALYCDPISSVTRRACLTVLDEVFNRLVVWLAPILPFTAEETWLARFPSETGSVHLVTFPDTPAKWRDETLADEWRKIRQVRRVVLGALEVERAAKRIGSSLEAAPVIHVSDPNLFAAVSAVELAEVCITSDAHLMPDEGPADAFRLDDVPGVAVVPARAQGHKCARSWKISPLVGSDPEYPDVTPRDALALRELAAARRAAE